From the Perognathus longimembris pacificus isolate PPM17 chromosome 9, ASM2315922v1, whole genome shotgun sequence genome, one window contains:
- the Fam229b gene encoding protein FAM229B translates to MPFRFGTQPRRFPVEGGDSSIGLESGLSSSAACNRKETSPNRQLRRCPGSHCLTITDVPITVYATMRKPPAQSSKEMHPK, encoded by the exons ATGCCTTTTCGGTTTGGGACCCAGCCAAGGAGATTTCCAGTGGAAGGAGGAGACTCTTCAATCGGGCTAGAATCGGGCCTGAGTTCCAGTGCTGCCTGTAACAGGAAGGAGACATCGCCAAATAG GCAACTCCGAAGATGCCCGGGAAGTCATTGCCTTACAATAACTGATGTCCCCATCACTGTCTATGCAACAATGCGGAAGCCACCTGCACAAAGCAGCAAGGAAATGCATCCGAAATAG